One Salvia miltiorrhiza cultivar Shanhuang (shh) chromosome 6, IMPLAD_Smil_shh, whole genome shotgun sequence genomic window, TGGGTGGTTCTATTCATAGCCTCCTTTTTACTCCTTATAGcccctttttaaaatattaataataattaattaagaatttactattttaccctatattGTATAGcctcaaattttattaaattttaaattaaatcatcattcaatttcatagcccccatttgaaattgaataaatttcaTAGCCCCCTTCTCTCATTTGCGTATCAGTTCATAACTTCATAACCCCCATGAACTTCAATTTCACAaacttgctttctctttcctcctCTGAATGTGTGAATGCCTCCGCCTCAtttgtgtttttcttttatttttgttgagcAGGAGGAGAAGAAACCGGAGGAAGCCAAGCCGACGCCGAAGGAGAAGAAGGACGAATCCCCAAAGGTCGAAGATGACAAGAAACCCGAGGCAGCGGAGCCGCCGACCCGCCGCAGGAGATCATCCTCAAAGTCGACATGCATTGCGAGGGCTGCGCTCGGAAAGTCCGCCGTTGTCTCAAATGAGTCGATTGTAACCAGATTAGGTCCTTCGTTAGAATTgagaattttaattaattaatttctgtGAAATAAAATTGCAGGTGAGGAGGATGTGACGACGGATTGCAAGACAAGTAAAGTGGTGGTGAAAGGTGAGAAAGCAGATCCGCTCAAGGTTTTGGAGAGGGTTCAGCGGAAGAGCCACCGCCAAGTCGAGCTCATATCGTCGATTTCGCCGCTGCCTGCGCCGGAGGAGAAAGGGACTATGTTATCTTAAATTGGTCAAACTTGGTTTATTTTAATGCCAATAACCTTGATATGTTGTCTATCTAGAATTGTTCCTGGATTGTTCTGTCATCAAATTTTCTTCATGATAGTAGTGAGCGTAATATA contains:
- the LOC130990049 gene encoding heavy metal-associated isoprenylated plant protein 7-like, with amino-acid sequence MPPPHLCFSFIFVEQEEKKPEEAKPTPKEKKDESPKVEDDKKPEAAEPPTRRRRSSSKSTCIARAALGKSAVVSNESIVTRLGEEDVTTDCKTSKVVVKGEKADPLKVLERVQRKSHRQVELISSISPLPAPEEKGTMLS